The Elgaria multicarinata webbii isolate HBS135686 ecotype San Diego chromosome 1, rElgMul1.1.pri, whole genome shotgun sequence genome has a window encoding:
- the OCSTAMP gene encoding osteoclast stimulatory transmembrane protein: MQQNSEPVLNNCSSSKLRVRTYSRDILLPRIQEFALEAWVAYSTPLPSNRKQLLSLFLMCCCIAVSIGGFFYCWMFSSLQYSLQFSATTAPAISFLALLTLFLVHPIRCVFTITVPTLGTKQGRRLLLSACFMIVAANIIPNIVGNITSILQVIKCICKDSSENLLTSTVLLDEASWDFSHSLKNVIDNMPDKLGRSRDSYVQFESRNNSFLLSQKMTSASQGIKEDFLEVETLVQKVILFANRVTAGFSFFYLIFESAWYLKSYLTDLQFDNIYITKKLEDLARENKATHLLVCSPKKLIKATGLKLSREELMSCLMRIFLLTLVLIVTLVIIATDYIAFHLAQAAVTEMAQFPAVPIIFWIKYDARLTYIKFLEDVLNKVISTKQSLTLFERSYHQNLTFASENCSVRWLNPPNTAVTLAVGLLYCIIYVTTFLETYSHRLCRKISASFFERQEEQRVQYLYRKLVRKRKKKEQQQQQSTVFY, encoded by the exons GTTGAGAGTCCGGACTTACTCTCGGGACATTCTACTCCCGAGGATACAAGAATTCGCCTTGGAAGCCTGGGTTGCTTACTCCACCCCACTACCATCCAACCGCAAGCAGCTGTTATCCTTATTTCTGATGTGCTGTTGCATTGCTGTGTCCATTGGAGGCTTCTTCTATTGCTGGATGTTTTCTTCACTGCAGTATTCTCTCCAGTTCTCTGCCACAACTGCTCCAGCCATTAGTTTTCTGGCCTTGCTGACCCTCTTTTTGGTGCACCCCATTCGTTGCGTGTTCACTATTACTGTGCCTACATTAGGGACAAAGCAAGGGCGGAGGCTGCTCCTGTCTGCCTGCTTCATGATTGTAGCTGCCAACATAATCCCAAACATCGTGGGCAACATCACATCCATCCTACAGGTCATTAAATGCATCTGCAAGGATTCTTCCGAGAACCTTCTGACCTCGACTGTTCTGTTGGATGAGGCTTCGTGGGACTTCAGTCACTCTCTCAAAAATGTGATTGACAACATGCCGGACAAACTAGGGAGATCTAGAGATAGCTATGTTCAGTTTGAAAGCCGCAACAACAGCTTCCTACTGAGTCAGAAAATGACTAGCGCTAGCCAAGGGATCAAGGAAGATTTCTTGGAAGTTGAAACGCTGGTCCAGAAGGTCATACTGTTTGCCAACCGGGTGACTGCTGGCTTCTCCTTCTTCTATCTCATTTTTGAGTCTGCTTGGTACCTGAAGAGCTACCTCACAGATCTACAATTTGACAATATTTACATTACCAAAAAGCTAGAAGATTTGGCTCGGGAGAACAAAGCAACTCACTTGCTGGTTTGCTCTCCTAAGAAGCTGATTAAAGCGACTGGTCTCAAGCTTTCCCGAGAGGAACTCATGAGTTGTTTAATGCGCATATTTCTTCTTACTTTAGTGCTAATAGTGACACTGGTGATTATAGCAACAGACTATATTGCCTTCCATTTGGCACAAGCAGCTGTGACTGAAATGGCTCAGTTTCCTGCAGTGCCAATTATCTTCTGGATAAAATATGAT GCCAGGCTAACGTATATAAAATTTCtggaagatgttttaaataaagtcaTTTCTACCAAACAGTCCTTAACTCTCTTTGAAAGGAGTTACCATCAGAATCTGACCTTTGCCTCTGAGAACTGCTCTGTAAGGTGGCTGAATCCTCCAAACACAGCTGTGACCCTTGCTGTTGGGCTCCTCTATTGCATCATTTACGTCACAACATTTCTGGAAACATACTCCCACCGCCTATGCCGAAAGatttcagcctccttttttgAGAGACAGGAAGAGCAGAGAGTTCAGTACCTCTACCGGAAGCTTGTCAGGAAACGCAAGAAAaaagagcaacagcagcagcaatcaaCAGTATTTTATTAA